A stretch of DNA from Paenibacillus sp. FSL W8-0186:
AGCCAAGCAGCGGCCCTGTTCTTGTTCGCGGGGCAACAGGCGGCGTTGGCAGTATTGCCGTGAGCATTCTGGGCAAGCTCGGCTTTGAGGTTGTTGCGGCGACCGGGAAGCCTGAGACGGAAGCCTCCTTGCTTAACTGGGGCGCGTCGTCCGTTATTTCACGGGAGGCGGCTGCAGCTGAGGTTAAAGGCGCGCTCGGCAAGACCCGCTGGGCGGCTGTCGTCGACCCCGTTGGAGGAGTGGGCCTAGGCGAGATTATGAAAACTGTTAAGTATGGCGGTTCGGTGGCGCTGTCTGGTTTGACGGGCGGCGGAACCTATGAGGCCTCGGTTTTTCCTTATATTTTGCGGGGCGTTAACTTGCTTGGCATCGATTCCGTGTACTGCCCGCAGGCGAAACGGCTGGAATTATGGCAGAAGCTGGCGAGTGAATGGAAGCCAGAGCAACTGCTTCGGGAAGGTGTGACAACCTATAATCTGAACCAGGTGGAGGAAGCTTTAGCGACAGTACTGAACGGCAGGGCGATAGGCCGTCAAATCGTATCTTTGAAATCCGTCTAGCCATCGTGATTAAATGGATTCTCTGCGTCGGAGAGCCAGGGACGCAAGGGCAGCTGCTCAATTGAAGAGCAGCTGCCCTTTTTTAATACAGCTGATTCAATGTGATGGCTCGTATGAAACCGTCTAGGATGAGACAACCTAATCGTAATTCTAAAGCTGTTAAAGCGCATGGAAAGAAGGGGTTACGATGAAAAGGCGGAAGGCCGGCCTATATGTCGTTATGCTCATTCTGGGGACGGCGGTTGTAATGGCGGGATGCCGGAGCGGCTCGAACCGCATTGCCAAAGAAGAGCTCGACCGCGTGCAGATGAGAACGTACCAGAAGGGAAACCAGAGACAAGCCACACAGGGAAAAACGTTAAACAAAGCGCTGCTTCATCATTTAATCAGCGAGAGCGCCAAACACGGAATTAGGCTGACCAGAGAAACCTACGCCGAAACGCTGGACGGTACGATCACCTACAATTACTTAATTGATAGTGACCCTCGCCATTTCGTGATCGTGTATGTTTATCCGTCCGAGGAGAAGCGGATCCGGGAAATGGCTGAAATCTATGGCACCGGAGAGATTCGTTCAAAAGCGGCCAATCAGCCAGCAGTCATTGCCACACGCGGCAAAACCGCATTCGTATATGCATCAAACGGGATGCCTGATCACAAATATACCGAAAATATGCGGGCCGTGTTCGACGAGTTGCTGAACCGGATAGCTAATCCTTAACGCGGGTTTTATTTCTTATTGATTTCGCGCATGACATGTCGAAGCTCGGGCATGATGATTCGCTCCATGGCAAGCTTGACGGCAGCCTGAGAGCCGGGCATGGAGAAGACGGCCATATTGCTGATCGTGCCGGCAATCGCGCGGCTTAGTATAGCTGCCGAGCCGATATCCTCCGTAAAGCTTAAGTAACGGAAAATTTCACCGAACCCGGGCATTTCTTTATTCAGCAGGCTGCGTACCGCTTCATATGTGGTATCCCGGGGCGATATTCCCGTGCCTCCGCTAAGCAGGACCGCTTCGATGCTGCGGTCGGAAGCCGCTTCACGGAGGAGCTGGCGAATCTGGTCGTATTCGTCTTTGATAATCACGTACTTCACGACCTTGCAGCCGCCGGCTTCCAATAGCTGCCGTATCAATTTCCCGCTGGTGTCATTTTCAGTAGTCCGGGTATCGGACACGGTCACAATCATGCAGGAAACTTGCTGGGGCGCTTCCTGACGGTGTTGTTCTACGGATTTCATGTTATCGTTTCCTTTCGGGTCTGAAATGGTTGAAGGATAATTCAATAACCTATTTTAACATATTTACCCGGAACTATTCGGCGAATCACAGGTTGCATCCCAAGATGGCTTGGTGTAAACTCGCTCTCATGGAATGTGAAATTCATATGGGGGTTAGGAGATGTCACAAGCGAATTTGAATCAAGCCACGCCGGTTTACATATTGTCCGGGTTTCTCGGGAGCGGGAAAACGACGCTGCTGCAGCGGATGCTGTCATACTGGAAGGAGCAAGGCTTAAAACCGGCAATTATCATGAACGAAATTGGCGATATCAATTTGGATGGTTTGATTGTCGGAGATGAGGTGCCGATGGCGGAGATGCTTGGCGGATGCATCTGCTGTACGGTTCGGGGAGACCTCAGCGTGCAAATGTTCGAGCTCATTCGGGATGAGCGGCCGGATGTCATCGTGATCGAGGCTACAGGAGCAGCTAATCCGCTCGAAATATTGGACGCCGTAACCGAAGTTTCCTTAACAGCCAAAATCGATATCAAGCCGATGATGACGGTCGTGGATTCGGCCCATTTCCTGGAGCTGCATGCGGCGCAGAAAGGAAAGACCTATCGGCTGATGATGGAGCAGATTCGCTGCGGTTCCGTTCTGATCGTCAACAAAATCGACAGATTGCAGAGCGGGCAATTGCAGGAAATCGAGGATTTGCTGCGGCGGTTGAATCCATATGCGGAGCTTCTGCCCGCCGTTAAATGCGGTGTGAATATCGAACACCTTATGACATTGTATGATGATCTGCAAGGAATCCATGATCGCGAACATAAAGAACATGCGTCATCCTGCAGTCACGGCGGCGATTGTCAGTGCGGAGAGCATGCTGACAGCAGCATTCATGGACATGGGGTAGCTCATGGGCATCTGCATCATACTCATGAACACGTCACCGTATACAGCCATTATTTTCAAGGGCCTGTTAACAGCGAGCGATTCGAGAGCTTCATCGCCGAGCTTCCCCGGGAGGTCTACCGGGCCAAAGGCGTGTTGAGCTTCTCCGACACGTCCAGCCGTTTTTTGTTCCAATATGCTTACCGTGAACCGGATTATTTGAAAATAACGCCTCAAGGCAATGTGCCGGATGTCGTCGTGTTCATTGGTGAGCATTTCGATAAAAACAAGCTGGCAGACCAGCTTCGCGAGCTGGAGGCATGATCTCTCTGAGTCCAGCCAATATTTAGCAGATCGTCCTGCTTCGTTTCATTTCACCGTCTTCCTGGTTAGTGTAATAAAGAGTTTGTTCGCGGATACTACATCTTCAGGAGGGAATAGGACTATGATTCAGGAAAAATACAGGGAATGCATCCAAGCTTGCCTAGAGTGCATGAATGCATGCAATTACTGCTATGTCTCCAGCTTGAAGGAATACGATTTGGCGATGCTGCGGGAATGTATACGACTTGACCGGGAATGTGCGGAGATCTGTTCTTTTGTTGCAGAAGCGCTATCGCGCAGCACGCCTTTTGCAAAAGAGCTCTGTGAACTGTGCGCGAAAGCCTGCGATGCTTGCGCAGAGGAATGCGGAAAGCACGAACATCATCATTGCAAGCAATGCGAGCAGTCATGCCGCAGGTGTGCGGAAATTTGCCGCGGTATGATTACGGCAGCCTAAAGCTGGGGATAAGGCGGGAGTCCGTTCGGTTTATCGGTGGATTTTTCCTGTAACGTTGAAACCTTCCGGACCCCCTTTGCGTCAGAGAGGGCAGAGGTGATGACTAATGATGAATCCAAAATTGAAGCTGACAGCTGCGCTCCTGTTGTCCGGCTCGCTGCTCCTGGCCTCCTCGGCAGCTGCCTTCCAGGACGTCGAGGGAAGGGACACGGCAATTACGAAGTCTCTGCATGAAAGGGGCATTATCCATGGCATGACCAAGGAGAAATTCGCGCCGAAAAGCCAGCTTACCGGGGCGCAGGGTGTGCGAATGATCGTGCAGGCGCTGGATTTGAAGGGCAAAAGCAAAGCCAGCCCTGGCGTAAAAGGCGGTGCGGCGTTCTGGTATTCCGAGTCGCTGCAGATTGCCAAAGACAACGGCATTCAATTGCCCGCGAATTTCAAGCCGAATGAGAAGCTGAGCCGCGAAGCTTTTGCCAATATGCTCATGCAGGGCATAGCTGCGACCGGCAATTATCCGGTAATTATGATGTATGTGAACATCGCCGATTCGGATCAGGTAAATCCGGATTACATGAGCAACATCCAAACGCTGCTGCTGACGAAAATTGCGTCGCTGGATGACGACGGAAAATTCCATCCCAAAACGCCGATTACCCGAATTGAAGCCGCCCGCCTTGTATACCAAGCCGCTGAGTTTGTTCAGCAGCATAAAGACAACGTTATTCCGGACAAAGACGACGACCAGCAGTTGAACCAGGTTTCTTATCAAACCGAGAAGGTGAATGACCAGGTGAATAAAGTCGTCCTAACCCGGGCGAATCAGCCTCATCCGGGCTATGGCATTGCCGTAGCCAAAATTGAGTTCAAGGCTAAGACCGCGGTTGTATATTACGAGCTGTTATCGCCAGACCCTGGCAAGTTCTACCCGCAGGTCATTACGGATTCCAAGACGGAAACGTATGTATCCAGCCAATATGAAGTGGTTATTAAACCGCTGAAAAAATAAAAACAAGGGGCAGCCCTAAGCCATTTTTGATGGCTCCGGGCTGCCCTTGTTTTTAGAATTATTGATTCGGAGATAGCGCAACACGTATAGATGTAACAGGGATGTAACATGGATCAAAACCTATCGGACCTGAGGAAGTCTCGATTACCGTATCGCGGTGGCGCTAACGAACCTAAGAGGCGCTAACTGGCTCGAATCAAACATTCTGAAATTGTAACGAACCCTTGTATCCTTATTGGCCTCATAACCACGCAAAGATAACGCATTTGAGTCAAATAGCGGTATATAGATTCGTTACAACCGGTACTATGCCGAAAATGAGGGATTAGCGTGCTCAAGATTCGTTAGGCGAAGCCGCCTTCTATTGATGCAGATCCCAGTGTGTTTACCGGCAGGTTAGGGCAGGTAGATCAGGTCAGTTTTACTCAGCTTAAGCCAAATTGGTTCATCTCAGGATAGTTCAGGACTAGTAAGTTCATACCATGTTAATTCTGGCCAGGCTAGTAGTTTAGCTCGGGTTAACCGCTGCCCGCGTAGCCGCCGCACCTGCGTGCTGTGGAAGCGGCTCTGATGTCGCTTCTTCCGCTGCGCCCAGCTGCAGGCGATACATTTGATAGTATCTCCCGCCTAGGGCGAGCAGCTCTTCATGGGTACCCCGTTCCACGATTTCGCCTCGATGCAGCACGAGAATTTGGTCGGCGCTGCGGATCGTCGATAGGCGGTGGGCGATGATGAATGTCGTACGGCCGCGCTTAAGCACTTCTAACGCGGACTGGATCAGCGCCTCTGTCTCGGTATCGATATTGGCCGTCGCTTCATCCAGAATCAGGATCGCTGGATCGAAGGCCAATGCTCTGGCAAAGGAAATCAGCTGCCGCTCTCCGGCGGATAGTGTGCTTCCTTTCTCCACTACGGGCTCATCGATGCCTTTAGGCAGATGCTGCAGAATACGCGTTGCGCCTACATCGGCCAAAGCCTTTTCAACGCTAGCCCGGCTGATCCGCTCGTCACCGAGGCTTACATTCGAAGCGATCGTACCCGTAAATAAGTACGGGTCCTGCAGGACGATGCCCATATGCTGGCGAATCCATTGCTTCGGCAGTTCGGTGACATTCTGGCCGTCAATCGTAATCGTTCCCTTCTGAGGATCATAGAAACGGAATAGCAAATTGATGATCGAGCTTTTGCCTGAGCCGGTATGCCCTACCAAGGCGACGGTCTGCCCTTGCTTTGCCTCAAAATTAATATTTTTGAGCACGTAATCCTTCTTGTAGGCGAAGGAGACGTTTTTGAACTCGACATTCCCTTTGTAGCGCGGCATTCCGCCGTCAGTGACAGGCTCGCCAGGCTCATCCATCAGCTTGAATACGCGGCCGGCGGACACCATGGATGAGTCCAGCGCCGCAAGCTGATTGACCATGCCGGTAATCGGCTGAAATAACCGGCCGAGCACATCCACGAAGGCGTACAGCACACCAAGGGAAATAATTCCTGCTCCGGTCAATTGAGCCGAGCCGAAATACCATAGGACGATCGCAAACGACAAGCTGCGGATGACGTTGACGAGATTATGCGAGGTCAAGGCATTCAGGTTGAGCATCTTGTTTTGGTGCTTCATGTAATCGTTGTTCAGGTTTTCGAATTCTTCCTTGGTTTGCTCTTCGCGCCGGAATATCCGGATGATCGACATGCCTTGAATCGATTCGTTGATTATTGCGTTGATTTCGCTCAGCCGCGAACGGATGATGGTGTTGTATTTGGTAGCAAATTTTCGGTAGAGCACAACCCAAATCCAAATGACCGGCACGACGAAAAGGCATATGAGTCCCAGCCTGACATCGAGCAGGAACAGGGCTACGTACACCCCCAGCATGTTTATCACGCCCGAGAAGAAATTGGAGAGAACGGCGATAAACAAATCTTTGACCGCCTCGGTATCGTTCGTTACCCGAGAAACGACCTTGCCAGCCGGCAGGTTGTCAAAGTAGTTGACTGGCAGGCGCTGAATATGGCTATATACATCAACGCGTAGCTTCTGAATGACCTTGTTTGCGGAAGATTGCAGCCAGTAGGTTTTGCCGAACTCCATGACGATGCCGACCGCCAGAAAGGCGAAATACCAGCCGACCAATGTCAGAATGCCGGGAACTTCCGGTTGATAGAATGCGAATAATTCCGTTTTTGTCAGCTTGACTGCCGGATACTCGGATTTGTTCCCGTTATAATCAATGGTCAGCATGCCATCCTGAAAACGGCGGTCCCCGCTTGGGTTTGCCACAGGCTCGTCAATGAAGACGAAGATCTTGCCCGTCTGCAGAATACGAACCTCCTGGCCTTTGGCTTCTTCAGCGGCAAAGCGGTCTCCGCGCTTGAAGTAACGTCCATCATAAGAAACAGTTTCTTTGCCGGGCCCGGATGTCTCGTAAAAAGGCCGCTCGATCGCCAGCATGTGATCATCGATCATCGAGCGGGCGATGAAGGGGCCGGCCAGATCGGCGGCAACGCCGATCGCCAGCATGACCAGGGCAAGGATAAATGTATTTTTTGCCGTCAAGGCGTATTTAAACAATGCTTTACCTGTATGTGTATGCATGAGGATTAGGACACCTCCCCGTCAAGGTTGGATTCAACCTGTTGACGCTCATATTGTTCGCGGTACCAGCCATTCGCCTGAAGCAGCTCCTGGTGTGTACCTTGCTCGATAATGCGTCCCTTCTCCAGCACGACGATCCAATCGGCATGCTCCACCGCGGATAGCCGGTGAGTGGAGATGAGCGTGGTTTTGCCAGCACGCTTGCTTCGGATATTGTCGACGATTCGGGCTTCCGTACGGGCGTCAACGGCCGAAAGCGCATCATCGAGAATTAGGATTTCCGGATTGGCGATAAATGCTCTTGCCAGCGATACCCTCTGCTTCTGTCCTCCGGAGAGGGCCACGCCTTTCTCGCCAACCAGCGTATCCAGCCCGTCGGACAAGGTTCCCAGATCCTGATCGAACGCAGCGGTACGAATCGCTTCCATAATCTTGTCATCCGAAGCGTCCTTGAGGCCAAATTGAATGTTCTGCCTAACACTCTTTGAGAACAGAATCTGTTCCTGCGGGACGTAACCGACCCAGCCATGGAGTTGAGAAAGCGCGATATTTTGAAGCGGAATGCCGGAAATAGTCAGTTCGCCGGTTCCTAACGGATATTCGTGAAGCAGCTGCTTCAGCAGCGTAGATTTGCCGCTGCCGGTACGCCCGACGACGCCAAGCGTCTCGCCGCGGTGAATCTTCAGATGAATGCTGTCGAGGTTAACCTGCGCCGAAGTCGGGTATTGAAAAGTGACATTATTAAACTCAATGGTATCGGGATGATCGACATGGACCGGATCGGCTGCGTCCTCGACGTCGGGCTTGACGTTCAGCGTCTCGTTCACCCGGTCGAGGGAGGCGCCGCCGCGCTGCATGATATTGATCAATTCGCCGATGGCAAACATCGGCCAGATCATCATACCGAGATACATATTAAATGATACGAGGTCGCCTAAGGTCAGCTCGTTATGAAACACGAGGTATATGCCATAGGTCAGGCCGATGGCGTAGCTGAGCCCAACGCAGAGCCGTATCGTTGGCTCGAAATAGGCATCGACCCGTGCGACGGCCAGATTTTTGCGGTACACGTCGTCGGTAACGTCCTGGAACCGCTTCTCATCAAGCCGCTCCTGTACATAGGCGCGTATGACGCGCACACCGGCGACCGATTCCAGCACCTGGTCATTCATATCGCCAAACGCATCCTGAGCCAGCGTATAGCGCTGGTGGATGATGCGGCCGTAAATCATCATGGCCAGAGCGATGAAAGGGAGCGGAATGACCGCGGCCAGCGTCAGCTTCCAGCTGATGAGCGTGCCCATAGCGATAAAGATGACGGACAAGTAAGCCGTCGAGTCGGTTAAGGTCAGCATGCCGAAGCCGGCCGTCTGGGCAACGGATCTCAAATCGTTCGTTGCTCTTGCCATGAGGTCCCCGGTACGGCTCCGTTCAAAGAACGGCGGCGTCATCCTCAGCAAATGGTTCATAAACCGCGTGCGCAGCAGCCTTTCAATCAGATTGGAACCGCCGAACAGCTTGTGCATCCATATGTAAGTCATGTAGTAAATGACGATGAGCACGCCGACAATCAGCAGAATATATTGCGTTAGCGACTTCCAGCTAATGGATCCGTTAACGATGTCGTCGATTGCTGCACCCAGCAGCCGGGGCGGAAGCAGCTCGATAATCCCGGCGACAATCAGCAGGATCAATCCGATCGTGTATCGCCTTTTTTCTCGCCGGAAGAACCAGCCTAGCTTTTGAAGAACGGAAAACATGAAGGTTTCCTCCTATTCTTTAAATCATGAATTTTTAAGTCATTCTTGAGGCAGCCCCTACAGGCGACTCTATTGGAAACCGCAAAAAAGGCATATCGTCCGTAAACGATATGCCTTGAAGACCAATAACATATAACGCGTACGCTGCTATCACAAAGTGAAGCAACCGCAGCTGTATAGCATTGCCTATACCCGTTAGAAGACGACGGGGACAGTTCGCGAATATAATCCAGTCCAGCCTGCAGGGATTGCTCCGGTATTCAGTTGTAACTTGTGTCCGTTATCAAGTGCAGGAAAATGATTAACAATTAACACCGTGCTCACCCTTTCATAGTTTGGTAATTAATGCAAATGAGATCTCGTATGCTGTTGAGTTTAACACCGCTTTCTTGCCGCTGTCAATTTTTATTTTGGCAATTCCATCAGGATTGGTCTAAAATAAGGAGAAGATAGGAGGGGGATCGATATGATCAACGTTACAAAAGAAGCGGCCGGCTGGTTCAAAAACGAACTTGGCGTACAAGAGGGTCAGGCGATCCGCTTTTTTGCGAGATATAGTGCCGGAGGAACCATTCACCCGGGATTTGCGCTGGGCATCGGCATTGAAACCCCGGTCTCGCCAGGTGCTGTCTCTGAGGTAGAAGGGATTACGTTCTACATGGAAGACAAGGATTTGTGGTATTTGAAGGGATACAATTTGAACGTAACATATGACCAGAAGCATCATGATATCGAGTATGAGTACGAAACGGCCGAGGCATAAGATTAGCGGATTAGGATAGGCCCGCAAATTTCCTTGGCGAGGACTCTAAAAGGACAAGAATAAGCCCTGAAGCGTGAGATAACGGCTTTTAGGGCGCGAGGTGAAAGAGGATCAGCTGCTGGTTCGGACAAGAAAAGGCCCGTCTAACGGGCCTTCGCTTTGTTATTACGGCTGATTATTTGTGAAAATGCTGTCTTCCATAGCGAATTCGAAGTCCTGGATATCGAATACCTGAACGGGAACCTCCGCTTCGATGATGCGGCGGATCAGTTCCAGCTGATCCGTCAGGACTGGGGCGCTTTCGCGCTGTGCAGTCAGCACGATTTCGGTCTCGATCGGATCGAGGAATTCCCCGTATTGCTCGTTATCAAGCGCATTGACCACCGTCCATGAGACGTTCTCGCCGAACAGGATGGAAGGGCTCTTGGCCCAGGGAATATTCAAGGCTCGTTCCAGCTTTTTGCGGTTGAGCGGTTCTTCCAGGTAAGCTATTAACTCATTGATTTTATTCTTAACATGCAAGTTATCGGCTGGATCATGCATGAGAGGTTCGGGACTATTCTGAAATTCGTAAAGCTCCATGACGGTGGTGTAAGGTACAATATATTCTACTGGCGCGCCGGGCGCGAGTAACTCCCCATAAATGGCCACCATCACGGCTTCAATGACAAATCGACGTGACATGGTTATCCTCCTACAAACGGTTGCTGCTCTTGTCGACTGCCGCAAGCGATCGCTCGTGGCAGGGACATATTACTAGGGAGTATATCACAACATGGATACAAATACAGCTTGATCGGCAAAAAATGAATGACGAATGGAGGAAGGTTATGCCTGAATCACAGAAACTGCAGCGGAACGAAGGCTTATCTGAAAGCGTCCTTGCCTGGATTAGGGGGCAATGCGGGGGAAGCTGGAACATTCGTGATGTCCGGCCCCTGCTAGGGGGAATCTCGTCTGCCGTATACGAGCTGATACTGGAGAAGGGCGGGGAGAGCGCCAGATGGGTGCTGCGCCAATATACGGACCGGGTATGGCTTGAAGAAGAACCGGATCTCGTGGCGCATGAGTCAGCGGCGCTTCAAGCCGCGTCAGAGTATGGGATTATGTCCCCCAAATGGATCGCTTCTGATGATGATGGAAGCGGCGGCGGCATGCCTTCCGTCCTCATGTCGCGTTTGCCGGGCGAGGTCGTTCTTATGCCGGCGGACCGGGTAGATTGGCTTCGCGGGCTCGCCCAGGCGCTGGCCCAATTGCATCTTCAGGGAACGAAGACATTTCCTTGGACTTATTTTTCATATATCGATCCAACCCGCTTCAGCATTCCCGAATGGACGGGCAAACCTGACGTTTGGCGGGAAATCGCCCGAATCATTCAGGGGCCGGAGCCAGCGTATACGCCCCGGTTCATTCATCGCGATTATCATCCCGGCAACGTGCTGTGGAAGCATGGGCGGGTGTCCGGCATCGTCGATTGGGTTAACGCCTGCCTGGGTCCGTCAGGAATCGACGTGGGGCATTGCCGGGTGAACTTGGCTCAGCTTCATGGTTCTGAGGCGGCCGACCGGTTCCTTGCTGCCTATCTGGAATGCATGCAGGGCGGGCAGGCAGCGGAATACGATCCATACTGGGATATGGTGACCTTGGCGTGTTACGTTTCAGATGGCCTAGAGGTATACCGCGGATGGATTGATCTTGGTATCACGCACCTGGACGAGGATGTTCTGGCCGAACGACTGGATAAATACGCGGAAGGTCTGCTGCAGGGGCATTCGGCCAGCTTCACGGCTCGTTAATTGCGTAATATGGAATTACGGATATTACAGAATTCGTTTTAGCAGAACAGCATAGAGGGATGTGCGCATCAGTTGAAACATTGGAAAGCTTATTTTACTTTTGTTAAACCATATACGAAATGGATACTGCTCACCTTATTCATCGGCGTGCTGAAGTTCGGCATTCCGTCGATGCTGCCGCTGGTGCAGAAATATGTCGTTGACGATATTTTGCTGAATAAATCGATGGGGCTTCAGGAGCAGGTCTCCCAGTTGATGATCGTGCTTGGGGCAACGCTGTTTCTCTTTGTCATCGTGCGCGGGCCGGTGGAGTATGCCCGGCAGTATTTCGCGCAAATGATCACGGCAAAAATTCTTTTCGACCTTCGCAATAGGCTGTACAGCCATTTGCAAAAACTTTCGCTCCGTTATTATCAGAACACGAAGGTGGGCGAGATCATCTCCCGCTTCATCAACGACGCGGAGCAAACCAAAAATATCGTTGAAGTCGGCATGATGAATGTGTGGCTGGACGCCTTCACGCTCGTCTTTGTCCTTGGGTTCATGTTCTATTTGGATCCGGTGCTGACCCTTGTATCTATCGCGATTTTTCCGCTGTACGCGATCGCGGTCAAGGTACTGTACAAGCAGCTCAAAAAACTGACCAAAGACCGTTCTGCAGCTCTCGCTGGCATCCAGGCGTATTTGCATGAGCGGATCCAAGGGATTTCGGTCATTCGCAGCTTTGCTCTGGAAAGGCATGATCAGGCCAAGCTGGAAGGCGTCAACGGGAATTAT
This window harbors:
- a CDS encoding four-helix bundle copper-binding protein, with the protein product MIQEKYRECIQACLECMNACNYCYVSSLKEYDLAMLRECIRLDRECAEICSFVAEALSRSTPFAKELCELCAKACDACAEECGKHEHHHCKQCEQSCRRCAEICRGMITAA
- a CDS encoding ABC transporter ATP-binding protein is translated as MHTHTGKALFKYALTAKNTFILALVMLAIGVAADLAGPFIARSMIDDHMLAIERPFYETSGPGKETVSYDGRYFKRGDRFAAEEAKGQEVRILQTGKIFVFIDEPVANPSGDRRFQDGMLTIDYNGNKSEYPAVKLTKTELFAFYQPEVPGILTLVGWYFAFLAVGIVMEFGKTYWLQSSANKVIQKLRVDVYSHIQRLPVNYFDNLPAGKVVSRVTNDTEAVKDLFIAVLSNFFSGVINMLGVYVALFLLDVRLGLICLFVVPVIWIWVVLYRKFATKYNTIIRSRLSEINAIINESIQGMSIIRIFRREEQTKEEFENLNNDYMKHQNKMLNLNALTSHNLVNVIRSLSFAIVLWYFGSAQLTGAGIISLGVLYAFVDVLGRLFQPITGMVNQLAALDSSMVSAGRVFKLMDEPGEPVTDGGMPRYKGNVEFKNVSFAYKKDYVLKNINFEAKQGQTVALVGHTGSGKSSIINLLFRFYDPQKGTITIDGQNVTELPKQWIRQHMGIVLQDPYLFTGTIASNVSLGDERISRASVEKALADVGATRILQHLPKGIDEPVVEKGSTLSAGERQLISFARALAFDPAILILDEATANIDTETEALIQSALEVLKRGRTTFIIAHRLSTIRSADQILVLHRGEIVERGTHEELLALGGRYYQMYRLQLGAAEEATSEPLPQHAGAAATRAAVNPS
- a CDS encoding aminoglycoside phosphotransferase family protein, with protein sequence MPESQKLQRNEGLSESVLAWIRGQCGGSWNIRDVRPLLGGISSAVYELILEKGGESARWVLRQYTDRVWLEEEPDLVAHESAALQAASEYGIMSPKWIASDDDGSGGGMPSVLMSRLPGEVVLMPADRVDWLRGLAQALAQLHLQGTKTFPWTYFSYIDPTRFSIPEWTGKPDVWREIARIIQGPEPAYTPRFIHRDYHPGNVLWKHGRVSGIVDWVNACLGPSGIDVGHCRVNLAQLHGSEAADRFLAAYLECMQGGQAAEYDPYWDMVTLACYVSDGLEVYRGWIDLGITHLDEDVLAERLDKYAEGLLQGHSASFTAR
- a CDS encoding ADP-heptose synthase — its product is MSRRFVIEAVMVAIYGELLAPGAPVEYIVPYTTVMELYEFQNSPEPLMHDPADNLHVKNKINELIAYLEEPLNRKKLERALNIPWAKSPSILFGENVSWTVVNALDNEQYGEFLDPIETEIVLTAQRESAPVLTDQLELIRRIIEAEVPVQVFDIQDFEFAMEDSIFTNNQP
- a CDS encoding GTP-binding protein, whose amino-acid sequence is MSQANLNQATPVYILSGFLGSGKTTLLQRMLSYWKEQGLKPAIIMNEIGDINLDGLIVGDEVPMAEMLGGCICCTVRGDLSVQMFELIRDERPDVIVIEATGAANPLEILDAVTEVSLTAKIDIKPMMTVVDSAHFLELHAAQKGKTYRLMMEQIRCGSVLIVNKIDRLQSGQLQEIEDLLRRLNPYAELLPAVKCGVNIEHLMTLYDDLQGIHDREHKEHASSCSHGGDCQCGEHADSSIHGHGVAHGHLHHTHEHVTVYSHYFQGPVNSERFESFIAELPREVYRAKGVLSFSDTSSRFLFQYAYREPDYLKITPQGNVPDVVVFIGEHFDKNKLADQLRELEA
- a CDS encoding ABC transporter transmembrane domain-containing protein is translated as MFSVLQKLGWFFRREKRRYTIGLILLIVAGIIELLPPRLLGAAIDDIVNGSISWKSLTQYILLIVGVLIVIYYMTYIWMHKLFGGSNLIERLLRTRFMNHLLRMTPPFFERSRTGDLMARATNDLRSVAQTAGFGMLTLTDSTAYLSVIFIAMGTLISWKLTLAAVIPLPFIALAMMIYGRIIHQRYTLAQDAFGDMNDQVLESVAGVRVIRAYVQERLDEKRFQDVTDDVYRKNLAVARVDAYFEPTIRLCVGLSYAIGLTYGIYLVFHNELTLGDLVSFNMYLGMMIWPMFAIGELINIMQRGGASLDRVNETLNVKPDVEDAADPVHVDHPDTIEFNNVTFQYPTSAQVNLDSIHLKIHRGETLGVVGRTGSGKSTLLKQLLHEYPLGTGELTISGIPLQNIALSQLHGWVGYVPQEQILFSKSVRQNIQFGLKDASDDKIMEAIRTAAFDQDLGTLSDGLDTLVGEKGVALSGGQKQRVSLARAFIANPEILILDDALSAVDARTEARIVDNIRSKRAGKTTLISTHRLSAVEHADWIVVLEKGRIIEQGTHQELLQANGWYREQYERQQVESNLDGEVS
- a CDS encoding acryloyl-CoA reductase; protein product: MEKKTSFRAYRVNQNEDGFSAGVETVQISDLLESDVEVEVHYSSVNYKDGLASSPKGKVVSSYPRILGIDLAGKVTASSSPDFQPGDEVLSTGYGLGVSHDGGYAEIARVPAEWLVKLPEGLTLRESMALGTAGFTAALSVDRLIHNGLQPSSGPVLVRGATGGVGSIAVSILGKLGFEVVAATGKPETEASLLNWGASSVISREAAAAEVKGALGKTRWAAVVDPVGGVGLGEIMKTVKYGGSVALSGLTGGGTYEASVFPYILRGVNLLGIDSVYCPQAKRLELWQKLASEWKPEQLLREGVTTYNLNQVEEALATVLNGRAIGRQIVSLKSV
- a CDS encoding HesB/YadR/YfhF family protein, whose translation is MINVTKEAAGWFKNELGVQEGQAIRFFARYSAGGTIHPGFALGIGIETPVSPGAVSEVEGITFYMEDKDLWYLKGYNLNVTYDQKHHDIEYEYETAEA
- a CDS encoding S-layer homology domain-containing protein, producing MMNPKLKLTAALLLSGSLLLASSAAAFQDVEGRDTAITKSLHERGIIHGMTKEKFAPKSQLTGAQGVRMIVQALDLKGKSKASPGVKGGAAFWYSESLQIAKDNGIQLPANFKPNEKLSREAFANMLMQGIAATGNYPVIMMYVNIADSDQVNPDYMSNIQTLLLTKIASLDDDGKFHPKTPITRIEAARLVYQAAEFVQQHKDNVIPDKDDDQQLNQVSYQTEKVNDQVNKVVLTRANQPHPGYGIAVAKIEFKAKTAVVYYELLSPDPGKFYPQVITDSKTETYVSSQYEVVIKPLKK
- a CDS encoding MogA/MoaB family molybdenum cofactor biosynthesis protein, translating into MKSVEQHRQEAPQQVSCMIVTVSDTRTTENDTSGKLIRQLLEAGGCKVVKYVIIKDEYDQIRQLLREAASDRSIEAVLLSGGTGISPRDTTYEAVRSLLNKEMPGFGEIFRYLSFTEDIGSAAILSRAIAGTISNMAVFSMPGSQAAVKLAMERIIMPELRHVMREINKK